TGCTCTTTGCAAAAGctgatttttgtattaaaaacAGGCCAACCTTTTTGCAAGTTAAAGCACATTTTCATGCCAAGCTAACCATCTGCATGCAGTAAACACGTTACTTGGTAACCCAATACTTCTAAGTGGTGAGGATATGAAAAGTAAATAGAAGTTGTAAAAGCTAAACCCAAATGGCTAATACAGGTTAACCTCACaagttttatataaataccAGTGCGTCTAACGGAGAGAGAAGTATATATGAACCCTCAAACTCAATGATTCTATTTGTCTTTGTCTTGTTTGAGATACATCTCAGAAACCTGGCACAAAATAATGCACAAAAGCTTACCTCTGAAGGTTCAAACCATACATCTGGCTTAAATATATCTGCATTATATCTGTAATACGGCTGGAATTTAGCAGTAATATCAGGATTTTTAAGCATTATAACCAAATATACGTAACATGAACAAATAATCCGTTGCATTGATACTTGATaggaaggaagaaggaagagacCTTTGGTTTAGGAATCACTTTATTACGGAGGCGGGCTGAAAGTTCTTCAAGCATTTGCTCAGAAAATCCCGGGGCTAACAAGTATCTCAAGATGATTGTTAGGCACAAGGACACAAATATAAACTATGAATACTATAAGGATACTAAAACTTAaaccttcaaataatttttccaACCTGTCTTGCATATGCTCTGAAATTCATCTTTATTGTAGTCATAACAAGCAAGGAGAAATGACCCATACAAACCTAAGGGAAAACAGCACAGCATTACTAAAGTGAATCTGACTTAAACATCAAGTGGGGACTGATGTGAAAATCGCAAAAGATAATGGTTTTGATCAGAAAACATAAACAATTGACCTGACTAAAAACTCGTTTCTGACTATAAAGGACCAAATTAGATTATCACGTTGGACTTAAAATTGGTCACCTGTCCGCTTTCCACATCCATAAAATGCAGCAATTGGTACTAAATCAAGTGAATCCCACAGACTGCAGTTCAGagataaaaattcaaagataTGGGCCCAAGAATCTTTAGCAGAAGCCATCAAAATGCCAATGTTTCTTTCATCTTACCTTGCCATATaatctttcttcagttttagCCAGTCACGCTTATTGGGCACATAAGCAGCATCAGTGCTCAACTTTTTTATAACTAAACCCTCATAGCTGCAGATCAATATAAATTCACAGAATTAAGCATGTATCTATagcaaaaataacaaaatgttGTATCAACAGCGCTGCAAATAACATAACATATCAAGGAAACATATAATGCATAATGTATGATTGCAATGttaggaaagaaaaatagtttcAACTTTACTGGAATTAGATCCGTTCCCCATTTACAATCGGTTCTACCTAACCGCAGGTGCTAGAGAAATAAAGTCTTTTAGTGCTCTGCACAAAAATCAATACTTCACTTCCTAGTCAACGTAAGATTGTTGCTTAGCCTTGAAATTCTTGAAGTCTTTGTTTCATATATAAAAggacatataaaataatttcataaattaatcacaataacaaatataactattcattacataactaataaaataatcattaatttattttatgaatagtTTATATAATGGTTCATTATACCAATTATTTTCCATAATCCTCAAGACCTCAACTGACCATAAAGTAGAAGCAACGAACCAATATATAATCCATGCAGTAAAGGAAGTTTCAAGTCTAATAAAGTATTTTTGAACTAAATAATGTATAATCTTTTAATTGCTCTTTGCCATTTCTCTAACTTATTGAAACAAGAACTTCCCAACCCCAACTTGAGCTCATTCGTTAAAGATTAATAGATAAGTTTATCTAAACTTTTAATGATCATCGAACCAAGTCGAGTTCAAGCACGAAAGTTTAAATTCGATGCATGAGTCAAGTTTTAAGCGTCAAATTCTTACAATCCTATCCTCATGCAGAATCAACCAGTTTAAGCACCCTATTTTCATGCGCACTCAACCAGCGATAAATTAGACACAACCCAAAAATTGTAACAAAAATTGACAGGAAAAGTAGCTAGAATCATGCTTCTCAATTGTGATCACATATCCAGATCTCACAGTTAAAAGTGCGTAAGAAAATCAGTACTCCTATGAGCTCTACTTTTTagaaattagtaaaaaatgtCTCAAGTCAATATTCAGACGAAGATGTAACTAAATATGCAACAACTACTATGTACAAATTACGCCTTGATGAACCACCAGTTCAACTGCATATATATGCATAGCTTCATCAAACCAATAActttaatagataattttgAAGATTTCTCACACTATATAATACAATAACCTCATCTAATATGAAAGTTTTTCTCAAATGCACCTGTCGGAGcccattttctctcttcttcgCCCATTATTATCTAACCTCCTCTCCTTTTCCAGTTAAATGCAGTTGCGAAatgcaaaataattttatctagtTATTCTGACAGGTTtggtttctttctctttttatatcAAAGGAGATACGATATAAGTATCTTTCATTAACAGCAGAAAGAAGAAACTGCTGTATTTCCTCTGGATCGCTTGATATCAATGCCGTTGGAAACTGAAGAAAACCAGATTCTTCGTTTAATGATCCATGCAGATACTGCACAATCACAAAACACCCTTGACATTATAAGACCAACCAGAAAGATAAAGTTGGGTAAGAGGGAGCATTGGCCTCAGCAAAGCAAACATAAATAAGTTATCATTAAGCTGAAATTAAAAGCCTAATTACCTtcattacattttttattagcGTTAACCAATTTACAAGAGGATTTCAAGTGATATGTTACATGCCACAAGTAGTATAATGTGCGATACAAATAAGCGTCAGATACACAGCTCGTGAGATGAATCCTTTAGAGCACTTAAAGTTGACTAAAGACAGTGGAATATTGATTTAAATGGCTCTTgaagtttatatttaattttattgtattcataattattaattattttattttaattatttcaatttaataatatttcaatttagtcatatttataaaataaaaattaatacaacATAAAAATagccaaaaaaataaaaaaaaaatacatattttgtCACCATTTATAAAAGGCCAAGCCGACACAATAGACATCGCGATCCGAAAAACTTTACTTGGAGAAATAGAAGGCACATGTATTACACGTGcaaaatctaagaaaatactacacaaatttttaattatagctattaataagatgataaaattataaataaaattaaagttaaataattaaaataaaataaattataattatataatcaaaataaaactaaacgcAAACTTGAATACGATTTCTATGATGGGAGCTTTATGAGCAACATTAGAAGTGTCATACCTCTTGACGCACTTTCAATTGTTGATGAAGTAGTGGCTGGCCATTAAGGTACAATATATCGAAAGCAAATATACAAGCTTTGACCTTTATGTCATCCACATCCACATTTTTGCGACTTCGAGTAAGAAGCACCTATCACACAAATCATCATGTGAATAATTTTGCATTTGCTGGACAAAAAAGATTGCCATAGCAAATTGGATCCGactatataaatgaattttctgtAAGAACACTAGGAGCTAACCTTTGCCATGTGAAGCAACATATACATATTTAGAGAATTCTATTAATACAAGATTGAATCCGGTTTATATGAAAAACCTTAGTGACAACAATAATCAATACCTGGAAGGGaagaattttatcttttactcTGTCATAAGCAACTATTTCGCAGTCCAAAACAAATGATTTTGTAGAAGGTTTTTTATCAGCCTGCAGAGGAGCCgcaaaagaataatatttagaaaCTATCAAACAAGATAATTCCAACAGTTGTGTTCTAATTACTAACAAATGCAAAATCCTAATACAGTTGTAATACAAACTGCTTTGAAAGAACAATTG
The Ricinus communis isolate WT05 ecotype wild-type chromosome 1, ASM1957865v1, whole genome shotgun sequence DNA segment above includes these coding regions:
- the LOC8272046 gene encoding DNA ligase 1 is translated as MENGIVDIYSRNLERSTKKYPDIVRTILRYHSFADKKPSTKSFVLDCEIVAYDRVKDKILPFQVLLTRSRKNVDVDDIKVKACIFAFDILYLNGQPLLHQQLKVRQEYLHGSLNEESGFLQFPTALISSDPEEIQQFLLSAERRLDNNGRRREKMGSDSYEGLVIKKLSTDAAYVPNKRDWLKLKKDYMASLWDSLDLVPIAAFYGCGKRTGLYGSFLLACYDYNKDEFQSICKTGWKNYLKV